The following nucleotide sequence is from Novipirellula galeiformis.
CGATCGCCAATGACATCGAAGTGACGGTCCTTAGCATCAAAGGAGGTCGGGTTCAGTTGGGCATCAACGCGCCCAAACACGTCTCGATTCAACGCGCCGAACTGCTTCTGCGAATTGACACCGAACTGGGGTCCGCCAGCAACCCGCTGCTGCCTCCTGCGGTCGAAACAAAAGGAGCCACGGCATGATTCGCTCTCGATTTTTCCAACGTTGCCCGGTCTGTGGTCGCGGAATGTTGATTCCCATCGAGCAACTCGGGGACCCCGTTTCTTGCAGCCATTGTAGCGGTCATTTCCACGCGACCGATGCATCGGCGTGTCCCCCACGTGGAGTCCAAGACCACGGTTCATTGATGCGACGAGCAAATGAATTGTTGGTTGCGGAATCCAGCGACATGGCCGAGGCATTGCCTTAGAAAACCAAACCGCGTCGCCGATGCCGTGGCGGCATTGGCGACGCATTCACGTTCACGATCGTTTCTGGCTAACGTGAATCGTCGCCAAGCAACTCGATCGTCGTCGATCGAATCCGGCGCGCGACGGTTACATCGATTCTTCGTATTCCGTTTTTTGAATCCACCGCTAGCTTGAGTGCGCGAGGCAAGCCGTTTCGTTTGCCGCCGTGATCTCCGTCTTTGCTGCAAACACGCTCTCAATAAACGGTCCCGTTCTACAGACCAAGCCATCGTGCCTCGCTATCGTGACGCGCTGTCGTGACGCGCTGCAAATCGGATCCCCAAACGTAGCCGCCGCGGAC
It contains:
- the csrA gene encoding carbon storage regulator CsrA, with product MLVLSRKCNQQLTIANDIEVTVLSIKGGRVQLGINAPKHVSIQRAELLLRIDTELGSASNPLLPPAVETKGATA